A region of Notolabrus celidotus isolate fNotCel1 chromosome 4, fNotCel1.pri, whole genome shotgun sequence DNA encodes the following proteins:
- the zmiz1a gene encoding zinc finger MIZ domain-containing protein 1a, translating into MNTLPSMDRHIQQTNDRLLCIKQHLQNPANFHSAATELLDWCGDPRAFQRPFEQSLMGCLTVVSRVAAQQGFDLDLGYRLLAVCAANRDKFTPKSAALLSSWCEELGRLLLLRHQKNRQNEPQGKVPMQPSMNSMKPGLTHSDGSFPYDSVPWQQNTNQPPGSLSVVTTVWGVTNTSQSQVLANHMANSNNPMNPGGNPMGSGMSASAGGLNSPQFNTQQQQFPNKGGSNQPYMQQGMYGRPGYPGGPGGYSGSYSAGPNAPPGGMGMTSHTRPPSDFTQPAAAAAAAAVAAAAATATATATATVAALQETQNKDMNQYGQMCSSFQMGPTQTYNSQFMNQPGPRGPPGGMNPASMGSAMNNPNMSGPPMGMNQARTPGMGPFAAHGQRMPQQGYPGGPRPGMPMPGMKRPYPGEGSYGGQQYGPNSQFPPQQGQYPTSNAPRPLPSPNYPGQRMPGQQGQGQYPPGMPMGQYYKQEPFNGQSTTFSGGGYSYGQGNGPPRPGNYPHSPVPGNPTPPMTPGSGIPPYLSPNQDVKPPFPPEMKPNMTALPPPPTNPNEELRLTFPVRDGVVLEPFRLEHNLAVSNHVFHLRPSVHQTLMWRSDLELQFKCYHHEDRQMNTNWPASVQVSVNATPLTIERGDNKTSHKPLHLKHVCQPGRNTIQITVTACCCSHLFVLQLVHRPSVRSVLQGLLKKRLLPADHCITKIKRNFSSVAASAGNTTLNGEDGVEQTAIKVSLKCPITFRRIQLPARGHDCKHVQCFDLESYLQLNCERGTWRCPVCNKTALLEGLEVDQYMWGILNAIQNSEFEEVTIDPTCSWRPVPIKSELHIKEDPDGPIAKRFKTMSPSQMTMPNVMEMIAQLGPGPGPGHGPIPGAGPSPYPPHPGQHPSGNGGDYPGAGNSYHSQGSFDFPHGNPSGGGVGGGGGGGGGGGPAMNDFIHGPQLSHPPDGPGGLLSQDKPLSHGMNDVMSHSDQSHNSMQQILHASPHPGSQSGPPLHHTGQSGQPLHHSGQSSQPPRQSQPQPQPQQQQPGQNSHPHSDLNFNPSSEQMGQGAQDMPEPSLDLLPELANPDELLSYLDPPDLPANSNDDLLSLFENN; encoded by the exons CCCTGCTGTCGTCGTGGTGCGAGGAGCTGGGTCGTCTCCTCCTGCTGCGTCACCAGAAGAACCGGCAGAACGAGCCGCAGGGAAAAGTCCCCATGCAGCCCAGCATGAACAGCATGAAGCCCGGCCTCACGCACAG TGATGGATCCTTTCCCTATGACTCTGTCCCCTGGCAACAAAACACCAACCAGCCCCCTGGGTCATTGTCTGTGGTTACAACCGTGTGGGGCGTGACCAATACATCACAGAGCCAG GTGCTAGCTAACCACATGGCAAACAGCAATAACCCCATGAATCCTGGAGGTAACCCAATGGGATCAGGTATGTCTGCCAGCGCAGGAGGGCTCAACTCACCGCAGTTCAACACTCAGCAGCAACAGTTTCCAAACAAAGGCGGCTCCAACCAGCCGTACATGCAGCAGGGCATGTACGGCAGGCCTGGTTACCCTGGAGGTCCTGGGGGATACAGCGGGAG ttaTTCTGCAGGGCCGAACGCTCCTCCAGGAGGGATGGGAATGACCTCCCACACACGTCCTCCTAGTGACTTCACTCAGCCAGCCGCCGccgctgcagctgctgcagtcgCTGCCGCTGCTGCTACAGCAACAGCCACGGCAACGGCCACAGTGGCAGCCCTGCAGGAAACGCAGAACAAAGACATGAACCAGTATGGACAG ATGTGTTCATCGTTCCAAATGGGCCCCACACAGACTTACAACAGCCAGTTCATGAACCAGCCAGGCCCCCGAGGCCCCCCAGGAGGCATGAATCCAGCCAGCATGGGATCAGCTATGAACAACCCTAACATGAGTGGTCCTCCCATGGGCATGAACCAGGCTCGGACCCCGGGCATGGGGCCTTTCGCAGCACACGGCCAAAGAATGCCTCAGCAAGGGTACCCTGGTGGACCGCGACCGGGAATGCCCATGCCGGGGATGAAGAGGCCGTATCCTGGAGAG GGAAGTTACGGGGGCCAGCAGTACGGGCCGAACAGTCAGTTCCCACCACAGCAGGGCCAGTACCCCACGTCGAACGCCCCAAGGCCGCTGCCGTCTCCTAATTACCCCGGCCAGAGGATGCCAGGACAGCAGGGCCAAGGACAGTACCCGCCTGGCATGCCCATGGGCCAGTACTACAAG CAAGAGCCATTCAATGGTCAGAGCACCACCTTCTCTGGAGGTGGATACTCCTACGGTCAAGGCAATGGG CCCCCAAGGCCCGGGAACTACCCCCACTCCCCGGTCCCTGGAAACCCTACACCGCCCATGACCCCCGGCAGTGGTATTCCTCCATACCTGTCGCCAAACCAGGATGTGAAACCCCCGTTTCCACCTGAAATGAAACCAAATATGACAGCACTTCCACCTCCTCCAA CTAACCCCAACGAGGAGCTGCGGCTGACGTTCCCAGTCAGGGATGGGGTGGTGCTAGAGCCATTCCGCTTAGAGCACAACCTGGCTGTCAGTAACCACGTCTTCCACCTTCGACCCTCCGTCCACCAGACCCTCATGTGGAG GTCAGACCTTGAGCTGCAGTTTAAGTGCTACCACCACGAAGACCGGCAGATGAACACCAACTGGCCTGCCTCCGTCCAGGTCAGTGTCAACGCCACGCCTCTCACCATCGAGAGGGGGGACAACAAAACCTCCCACAAACCCCTGCACCTGAAGCACGTATGCCAACCTGGAAGAAACACGATCCAGATTACGGTCACCGCCTGCTGCTGT TCCCACCTGTTCGTGCTGCAGCTGGTCCACCGGCCATCTGTGCGATCCGTCCTCCAGGGGCTCCTTAAGAAAAGACTCCTTCCTGCAGATCACTGCATCACCAAGA TTAAGAGGAACTTCAGCAGCGTGGCAGCCTCGGCAGGCAACACTACCCTAAACGGGGAAGACGGAGTGGAGCAGACGGCCATTAAAGTGTCGCTGAAATGTCCCATTACCTTCCGACGCATCCAGCTACCTGCACGAGGGCATGACTGCAAACATGTCCAG TGCTTTGATCTGGAGTCGTACTTGCAGCTCAACTGTGAGAGGGGGACGTGGAGGTGTCCTGTGTGCAA TAAAACGGCATTATTAGAAGGTCTGGAGGTGGATCAGTACATGTGGGGGATCCTTAACGCAATCCAAAA CTCGGAGTTTGAAGAGGTCACCATAGACCCGACATGCAGCTGGCGACCAGTCCCCATTAAGTCCGAGCTACACATCAAAGAGGACCCTGACGGACCAATTGCCAAGCGCTTCAAGACCATGAGTCCCAGTCAGATGACCATGCCCAATGTGATGGAGATGATCGCCCAGCTGGGGCCTGGACCCGGCCCAGGACATGGACCTATCCCAGGCGCTGGTCCCAGCCCGTACCCACCACACCCGGGTCAACATCCAAGCGGCAATGGGGGAGACTACCCTGGAGCAG GCAACAGTTACCACAGCCAGGGGAGCTTTGACTTCCCTCATGGGAACCCCTCTGGTGGTGGAgttggaggagggggaggcggtggtggtggaggaggtcctGCTATGAATGACTTCATCCATGGCCCACAGCTCTCCCACCCCCCAGATGGACCTGGTGGACTCCTCTCGCAGGACAAGCCGCTCAGCCATGGCATGAACGATGTA ATGTCCCATTCCGATCAGTCCCATAACTCCATGCAGCAGATCTTGCATGCGTCTCCCCACCCCGGCAGCCAATCGGGGCCGCCCTTACATCACACTGGCCAGTCAGGGCAGCCCTTGCATCACAGCGGCCAATCATCGCAGCCGCCTCGCCAGTCGCAGCCTCAGCCgcagcctcagcagcagcagccggggCAGAACAGTCACCCTCACAGCGATCTGAACTTTAACCCCTCCTCGGAACAGATGGGTCAGGGCGCCCAGGATATGCCTGAACCCTCGCTGGAT CTGCTTCCAGAGCTGGCCAACCCAGACGAGCTACTATCATACCTGGACCCCCCGGACCTCCCCGCCAACAGCAACGACGACCTTCTCTCCCTGTTTGAGAACAACTAG
- the ppifa gene encoding peptidylprolyl isomerase Fa: MLQVKNRIRYSSPGIAAAKLFSSGPSTNPAVFMDIEADGEPLGRITIELNADVVPKTAENFKALCTGKHGFGYKGSVFHRVIPEFMCQGGDFTNHNGTGGKSIFGKTFKDENFKLKHTGAGTLSMANSGPNTNGSQFFICTTKTEWLDGKHVVFGQVKEGLDVVTKMESFGLHDGGVIKKIVITDCGEIK, encoded by the exons ATGTTGCAAGTCAAAAACCGCATCAGATACAGCTCTCCGGGTATCGCCGCTGCAAAGCTGTTCTCCTCCGGTCCCTCCACTAACCCGGCTGTGTTCATGGACATCGAGGCGGACGGTGAACCGCTTGGAAGAATAACCATTGAG TTGAATGCAGATGTAGTGCCAAAGACTGCAG agaaCTTCAAAGCCCTGTGCACAGGAAAGCACGGCTTTGGATACAAGGGATCTGTGTTCCACAGGGTTATACCTgagtttatgtgtcag ggaGGAGATTTCACAAACCACAATGGCACAGGAGGGAAATCTATATTTGGGAAAACATTCAAGGATGAaaacttcaaattaaaacacactgGTGCTG GAACGCTCTCAATGGCCAACTCAGGGCCAAACACAAACGGCTCCCAGTTCTTTATCTGCACGACTAAAACTGAATG GCTCGATGGCAAACATGTGGTGTTCGGGCAGGTGAAGGAAGGACTGGATGTGGTGACGAAGATGGAATCCTTTGGTCTACATGACGGCGGCGTGATCAAGAAAATTGTCATCACTGACTGTGGGGAGATCAAATGA